The following is a genomic window from Thermodesulfobacteriota bacterium.
TATTTAGAGAAGGTGGTGCTATAGTGAAGAACTATGCTATTTCAAGGCGTTATGCTAAAGCGCTAATGCTTATCGGCACCGAGGACAATCAGGCCGAGCGTTACCAGGAAGAACTGGAGGGCTTTGTCGGTGTGCTGGACGGCGAGAAGACCTTTGAGGATTTGATGGTCAATCCTTTGTTCGCGGCCGAGGACCGCAAACGGGTTTTGGTGGCGGTCATGGACAAGATGGGGCTGTCGCAGATTGTCAGATCGTTCCTTGTTCTGCTGTTTGAAAAACGTCGCATTGATCATATCCGCGGAATAACCGATTATTACAAGAAGCT
Proteins encoded in this region:
- the atpH gene encoding ATP synthase F1 subunit delta, with the translated sequence MKNYAISRRYAKALMLIGTEDNQAERYQEELEGFVGVLDGEKTFEDLMVNPLFAAEDRKRVLVAVMDKMGLSQIVRSFLVLLFEKRRIDHIRGITDYYKKLVDEFKGIVRADVVSATLLSDDAVEKIRVSLSRMTGKKIILDIKQDEALIGGVVTKVGDIVLDGSIKTQLANMKESLRKGERV